The genomic segment GCGCATTGCCGCCGGCGCCCTGTCCCCGGCAGACCTGGGGCGCCGCTTCGATCGGGAACTGAACCCCCATTTCCTTGCCGAGGAAAGGTTTCTACTGCCTTTCCTGGAGCGAGCCGGCGCCGCGGCTCTGGCTGAACGAACCCGGCACGAGCACGACGAAATGCGGCGCCTGGCTGCTGCCGTCGAGGAAGGCGATGCCGACGCATTGGCTTCCTTCGGCATTGCGCTGCGGGAACACGTCCGCTTCGAGGAGCGGGAACTGTTCGTTGCCGTCGAAGCCCTGCTGAAACCGGAATCTCTCCGGGAGCTGGGTCAATGCCTCACGGCATCCTCCTAGCCCTTCATTTCCAACCCCATCACCCTCAACCACAAAGGAGCATCACCATGAACCCCAAAGCCCATCTACATCTGTCCCCCGACGCCATCTACCCCTTCGATGCCCGGGGTATCGCCAAGCGTTTCCGCCATGCCGCCATCTTCGGCGCCCTGGACGCCCTACAACCGGGGGAGACCATGCGTTTCTGCAACGACCATGATCCCCTGCCCCTGCTGGACCAGCTCAACAATCGCTACGGCGCCGCCGTGGATATCCGTTACCTGCAACGGGAGCCCGGCGCCATCGTGATCGACTTCGTCAAGCAGGCCGCCTGAAGCCCATGGGCTATCCGGCCTTTTTCGACGCCGTGCCCCGGGTGCGGCTGCGGGATCCCCTGGCCGACTTTCTCGGCGCGGCGGAGGGCGGCCTGATCGACTACGGCTATCCCGATGCCGTCAGGCTGGCCGGCCACTCCTGTCCCACGGTGGCGTCCGCCTACTGGATGACCGTGCTGGCCCTGGATGCCCTCTACCCGGACCAGGTGCCGGAGCGGGGCGGCCTACGGGTGCAATTCCGCAGCCCCTGCGAAGCCGGCGTCACCGGGGTGATGGCTAGCGTGGTAAGCATGATCACCGGCGCCGCTGGCGAGGGGGGCTTCAAGGGTCTGGCGGGCCGCTTCGTCCGCCGCGACCTGCTCCATTAC from the Denitratisoma oestradiolicum genome contains:
- a CDS encoding DUF2249 domain-containing protein codes for the protein MNPKAHLHLSPDAIYPFDARGIAKRFRHAAIFGALDALQPGETMRFCNDHDPLPLLDQLNNRYGAAVDIRYLQREPGAIVIDFVKQAA
- a CDS encoding hemerythrin domain-containing protein produces the protein MKRTEALAGLSREHHGALVMAQRIAAGALSPADLGRRFDRELNPHFLAEERFLLPFLERAGAAALAERTRHEHDEMRRLAAAVEEGDADALASFGIALREHVRFEERELFVAVEALLKPESLRELGQCLTASS